The following are from one region of the Nicotiana tomentosiformis chromosome 7, ASM39032v3, whole genome shotgun sequence genome:
- the LOC104093926 gene encoding uncharacterized protein, which produces MGVDYYKVLQVDRNAKDDDLKKAYRKLAMKWHPDKNPNNKKDAEAKFKKISEAYDVLSDPQKRAVYDQYGEEGLKGQVPPPGAGGYPGTSDGGAGRGSFRFNPRSADDIFSEFFGFSSPFVGGIGDMGGGRAGGSSFPRGMFGEDIFTPFRNAAGEGASSNVPRKAAPIERTLPCSLEDLYKGTTKKMKISREVTDATGRPSTTEEILTIDIKPGWKKGTKITFPEKGNEQRGIIPSDLVFIIDEKPHSVFKRDGNDLVVTQKISLVEALTGYTAQITTLDGRNLTMPINSIISPNYEEVIKGEGMPIPKEPSKKGNLRVKFNIKFPSKLTSEQKAGIKRYLT; this is translated from the exons aTGGGTGTGGACTACTACAAGGTACTTCAGGTGGACCGCAATGCCAAAGATGATGACCTCAAAAAAGCGTATCGCAAGCTCGCCATGAAATGGCACCCTGATAAGAACCCTAACAACAAAAAAGATGCTGAAGCCAAATTCAAAAAAATCTCTGAAGCCTACGAT GTGTTGAGTGATCCACAGAAGAGGGCAGTGTATGATCAATACGGAGAAGAGGGGTTAAAAGGGCAGGTGCCACCTCCAGGTGCCGGTGGATATCCAGGCACATCGGATGGTGGGGCGGGTCGCGGGTCGTTCCGGTTCAACCCGCGTAGTGCTGATGATATATTCAGTGAATTTTTCGGTTTTTCGAGCCCGTTTGTTGGTGGGATTGGAGATATGGGTGGTGGAAGGGCAGGTGGTTCAAGTTTTCCTAGGGGTATGTTTGGTGAGGATATTTTCACTCCTTTTAGGAATGCTGCTGGTGAAGGTGCATCAAGTAATGTGCCACGAAAGGCTGCTCCGATTGAGCGGACGCTGCCTTGTAGTTTGGAGGATTTGTATAAAGGAACCACCAAGAAGATGAAGATATCCAGAGAAGTTACTGATGCTACTGG GCGACCCAGTACAACCGAGGAAATTCTGACAATTGATATAAAACCAGGATGGAAGAAGGGGACTAAGATAACATTTCCGGAGAAAGGAAATGAGCAACGAGGCATAATTCCCTCGGACCTGGTCTTCATAATCGACGAGAAGCCGCATAGTGTCTTCAAGAGAGATGGTAATGATCTCGTTGTCACCCAGAAGATCTCATTGGTAGAGGCTCTTACTGGATATACTGCACAAATAACAACGCTCGATGGTCGGAATCTAACCATGCCGATTAATTCCATCATTAGTCCAAATTATGAAGAAGTTATCAAAGGAGAAGGTATGCCCATTCCTAAGGAACCTAGCAAAAAAGGGAACTTGCGAGTGAAGTTTAACATCAAGTTCCCCAGCAAGCTTACTTCTGAGCAGAAAGCTGGCATTAAGCGATACTTAACATGA